In Dethiobacter alkaliphilus AHT 1, a single window of DNA contains:
- a CDS encoding 4Fe-4S dicluster domain-containing protein, whose product MTVRIDGTVCDGCPHAKEAPCMRVCPGDLLTKDSSGKAAIAMPEDCWDCAACVKECPRDAISLFLPTEAGGRGSTLVARKKTDGVQWTLTDRKGKTTRIFTAGKKVI is encoded by the coding sequence ATGACAGTTCGGATTGACGGCACAGTCTGTGACGGCTGTCCCCACGCCAAAGAAGCCCCCTGCATGCGGGTTTGCCCGGGGGATTTACTGACTAAGGATTCTAGCGGTAAGGCGGCCATTGCCATGCCGGAGGATTGTTGGGACTGTGCGGCCTGTGTCAAGGAATGTCCCCGGGATGCCATTTCCCTCTTTTTGCCCACTGAGGCAGGGGGCCGGGGAAGTACCCTTGTGGCCCGGAAAAAAACCGACGGTGTGCAGTGGACACTCACAGACCGGAAGGGAAAAACGACCAGGATTTTTACTGCGGGAAAAAAGGTTATCTGA
- a CDS encoding adenylyl-sulfate reductase subunit alpha — protein sequence MSTHRWELEVKKTDVLVIGGGAAGIYAAVTAREGNPELSVTVLEKAHVSRSGCLAAGINAINAYLNPGETAMSFLDYVKKENHGLVRDDLVLTMAQGLNSATDRLYDWGLPLLKDEAGRYLARGKRSVRANGERIKPIMAQALRASGAQVLNRVNAVNLFVKDGRVRGVFACSTREEKMYLVLAKAVICTTGGAAGIYKPNNPGAARHKMWYCPFNTGAGYAMGLRAGAEMTSFEMRFIALRTKDTISPTGTIAQGVRVPQVNALGEEYLHRYGARTTPERLAATLAENMAGRGPCYLDTARLDKEASSMLKDAYLNMSPSILLKWADEEAEPHDKPVEICGSEPYIVGGHGMAGFWVDAGRRTTLPGLYAAGDVAGGAPKKYVTGSMAEGELAALAALADLGEDLAPLSEREAREALEAEAEAVLLPLGQDSGFTPKALQKRLQKVMDEYAGGISTGYRVAEPSLMQARQKLRQLAEDVALLQAKNPRDLTAAHETADRVLIARVVVEHLLHRRESRWPCYQERLDYPERDDEKWLKFVNSRYDNAGDTVVVMERPYEGGAFDDSSD from the coding sequence TTGAGTACACACCGCTGGGAGTTGGAAGTGAAAAAGACCGATGTGCTGGTAATCGGCGGCGGTGCTGCCGGTATTTATGCTGCCGTTACCGCCCGGGAAGGCAACCCGGAGTTATCTGTGACGGTGCTGGAAAAAGCACACGTTAGCCGCAGCGGCTGCCTGGCCGCCGGGATTAATGCCATTAACGCGTACCTAAATCCCGGTGAAACAGCAATGAGTTTTCTGGATTATGTGAAAAAGGAAAATCACGGGCTGGTGCGCGATGATCTGGTGCTGACCATGGCCCAGGGACTAAACAGCGCCACAGACCGTTTATATGACTGGGGCCTGCCGCTTTTAAAGGATGAAGCGGGCCGGTATCTGGCCCGCGGCAAACGCAGTGTGCGGGCCAACGGAGAACGGATTAAACCCATCATGGCTCAGGCCCTGCGGGCAAGCGGCGCCCAGGTGCTAAACCGGGTTAATGCCGTAAATCTGTTTGTAAAGGACGGTCGGGTGCGGGGAGTGTTTGCCTGCAGTACCCGGGAGGAGAAGATGTATCTGGTGCTGGCAAAGGCGGTGATCTGTACCACCGGCGGTGCGGCGGGAATCTATAAGCCCAACAATCCCGGAGCGGCACGACACAAGATGTGGTACTGTCCGTTTAACACCGGTGCCGGCTATGCCATGGGGTTAAGAGCCGGGGCAGAGATGACCTCCTTTGAGATGCGCTTCATTGCGCTTCGCACCAAAGATACCATTTCCCCCACCGGAACCATCGCTCAGGGTGTGCGGGTGCCGCAGGTAAATGCCCTGGGGGAGGAGTATCTGCACCGCTATGGGGCCCGCACCACGCCGGAGCGTCTGGCGGCTACCCTGGCAGAAAACATGGCGGGCCGGGGCCCCTGTTACCTGGACACGGCGCGACTGGATAAAGAAGCTTCCTCCATGCTAAAAGATGCTTACCTGAATATGTCGCCCTCCATTTTGCTCAAATGGGCCGACGAGGAAGCGGAGCCCCATGACAAGCCGGTGGAAATCTGCGGTTCCGAGCCCTATATTGTGGGCGGCCACGGCATGGCCGGCTTCTGGGTGGATGCAGGACGGCGCACCACGCTGCCGGGTTTGTATGCAGCAGGTGATGTGGCCGGCGGGGCACCGAAAAAATATGTGACCGGCAGTATGGCCGAAGGGGAACTGGCAGCCCTTGCCGCACTGGCCGATTTGGGCGAAGACTTAGCACCGCTTTCCGAGCGGGAGGCCCGCGAGGCCCTGGAGGCGGAGGCGGAAGCTGTGCTTTTGCCCCTTGGGCAAGACAGCGGCTTTACTCCCAAAGCGCTGCAAAAGAGGCTGCAGAAGGTGATGGATGAATATGCCGGCGGCATCAGTACGGGCTACCGCGTGGCGGAGCCGTCCTTAATGCAGGCGCGGCAAAAACTGCGGCAATTGGCAGAGGATGTGGCTCTTTTGCAGGCGAAAAATCCCCGGGATTTAACGGCGGCCCATGAAACCGCCGACCGGGTGCTCATTGCCCGGGTTGTGGTGGAGCATCTTTTGCACCGGCGGGAAAGTCGCTGGCCCTGTTATCAAGAGCGGCTGGATTATCCGGAGCGTGACGATGAAAAGTGGCTGAAATTTGTTAATTCCCGTTATGACAATGCCGGTGACACGGTGGTGGTAATGGAGAGGCCGTATGAGGGAGGTGCTTTTGATGACAGTTCGGATTGA